TCTAGCCGCTCGGCTTTTTTGACCGGCATGGCAGTGAGGAGGTCGATAGCCGAATTTCAAACTGAGCTACCACGTGCGGATCACGCCAGTTGACATAACGCAGATTTGCCTACGCGCCGCGACCGGGCGTTGAACGAGACATCGAGCGGATGTAAAACCATGGCCGGGCGACGGGCTGTTGTGATCGGGAGATCGAAATGCCTTTCAGGAACGCGCTCGTTTCGAGCCTTGCCATGCTGTTGATGTTCGCTCCTTCGGCGGGCTTCGCGCATCACGGCTGGAGCAGCTATGACTCGACCAAACCGCTCTCGGTCACCGCTCCTTTGTCATCCGTCAGCTGGGGCAATCCGCATGGCAGCGCCAAGGTCATGTGGCAGAAAAAGGAGTGGACCCTCGTCCTTGCTCCTGTCTCCCGGATGGAGGCGCGTGGTCTGACCAAGGCGATGTTAACTTCCGGCAAACCGGTCACGCTGGTAGGCTATCCACGTTCCGACGGAACGGCTGAAATGCGTATCGAACGCGTGACGGTGGACCGCAAGACAGTCGAACTGCGCTGAACCCTGTGGAAGCTGCAGCTTTAGCGATTGAAAGCTCTGCGCTTGGCAGCTTCGTTCGGGAATCGGCCTGGGCCTATCCCCTGGCCAACATCACGCATCTGCTTGGCATGATCCTGCTGATCGGTGGTATCGGGCTACTCGACCTACGCATTGTCGGCGCCTTTCGTTCGCTCCCGCTCATGCTGCTGTCGCGGGCACTCACACCTGTGGGGCTGGCCGGACTTACGTTCATGCTTCTGACCGGCCCGCTGCTGTTCGCGACGGATGCAGTGGCGCTCTCGCGGTCAAGCATCTTCACCTGGAAGCTCGGGCTGATCGTCCTTGCGCTCGGCAATGCCGCGATCTTCCGGCAATGCTGGAAAGGCGGCACCAATGAACCGCCGATGGTGTTGCGGATCACGGCCGGGGCATCCATCGTACTATGGTTGGGCGTAGCTGGTTTGGGACGTCTGATTGCCTATCTTTAGGCGGCAGCATGAAATGCGTTGCGCTTACAGACGCCTCAGCGGTCAGTGCGTCGAGGGCTCGCGATAAGCGCCTTATTGCATTGGTTCATTTGCTCGCCCGCCGTACCGCGCGAAAGGCCTATCGCGAAATGTTGGAGGAGCGCAGCACGCCCCGCTCCTGATGCAGGAGGTCGTCTGGTGAAGGCCGCAGTTTATGCCCCCTATTCCTCGGTTAGTCAGCGTGACGCTCGATTGAGGACTTCTAATGCCAACCTGCATTGATCAAAACCGACGTGTCATTTGCGTCAACCGATGCTCATGATGCGCCACGGCCGCTCGATCAGTCTGTTCCATGCCTCGCAACAGTGATCGACGATGTTGTCGGGGGATGTGCAGATGCGGTTGGAGAGCCAGTTGTCGCGCATGAACTGCCAGATGTTCTCGACGGGGTTCAGTTCTGGACATTTTGCGGGCAGTGCAACGATGCTGATGTTGGCAGGGACCTCGAGCTTGCCGGTCATGTGCCATCCGGCCTGATCCATGGGCACCACAACGTGCGCGCCCGGCGCGACGACGAGTGCGATCTCGGCCAGGTCCAACGTCATCCTCTGGGTGTTGCAGAAGGGTAGGAGCAACCCGGCGCCCTTGCCCTGTTCGGGCCAGATCGCGCCAAAGATGTAGGCCGACTTGGTCCGCTGGTCCTTGGGGGCCGAAGGTCGCGGGCCTCGCCTCGCCCAGCGACGAGTGATGGTGTTCTTCTGCCCGACGCGGGCCTCGTTCTGGAGCCAGATCTCTATTGGGGTGCCCTTCGGGAGAGCGCTCCGGACCTTTGCTACCTCGGCTGCAAAGCCCCTTTTTTGAACGCCTCCATCGCAAGTTCGTTCTGGGCATGATGGGCCGCGGTGTCAGCTTCACATAAGTGCGCGCACTGCGGCACGCGCTCACAATGATCTCAGCCACTTCACTCGGCTTTGCGATGGCTCGGAACAAAGGTACGTGCAACAACCGGACGAACATCCGGCGCGATCGTCGCGAGGAGCGGGTTCTCCATGCTCTGCACCGTCATCTGATGGACCCAGCCTTGTTCAAGGAGTTCTGCGACGAATTTACGCGCGAAATGAATCGCCAGCGCATGGAGGGGCGATCGTCGACCGAGGCGGCCAAGATCGAGATCAAGAAGGTCGACCGCGATCTCGACATCCTCGTGAACCTGATCCTCAAGGGCGGTGCTGCGGCCAAGATCAACGCCAGGATGGAAGCCACGGACGATCGCAAGAGGGAACTGGAGAAAGTTGTGGCGGATGCCGCCGAACCGCCGCCGCTTCTGCATCCGAATATGGCTTACCATTATCGTGGCAATTGGATCAACTGTATCAGACATTGCAGGGGGACTGCGAACCGAACGGTTGGAGGCTGCGAAGGTTATCTGCTCCTTGGTTCAGGAGATCATTCTCGTTCCAGAAGACGGCGGGTTGAAGATCGACGTCCGCGGCGATCTTGCCGGCATCCTGTCGATAGCAGTAGAACGCAAAAAGCCCGCCGGGAGGGCGGGCCTGAAGCGTCTTGCGACCTCCGGTGATCGATCGCAATATCATTGGTTGCGGGAGCAGGATTTGAACCTGCGACCTTCAGGTTATGAGCCTGACGAGCTACCGGGCTGCTCCATCCCGCGTCACCGATATTTGTGCTTTGAGGGACCGGGTGTCCGGTTTTTCCCTTGAAGCGCAAAAGGGCGGCTTTATGGGCCGCCCTTTTTTTGAGATGTGAATGGGTTTGTTGTTTCAAAGCGCAAGCTTCAATGCCTGGCGACGCCCTACTCTTCCGGGGCTTGAGCCACAGTACCATCGGCGCAGACTGGTTTCACGGCCGAGTTCGGGATGGGATCGGGTGGGTCACAGACGCTATGGTCACCAAGCAATGAAGCTTGCGCTTTGGGTTGTTAATCGATGCCGTGCACGCATGTTTGTACTTGTATCTGGCTTGAGGTGATCACCACGCTCAATGACTGATGCTGTGTCCAGCATTGTCATTGATGGTGGGACTCTCAGGCGCGATCAGAGCAATTAGGACCGGTTAGCTCCATATGTTACCACACTTCTACATCCGGCCTATCAAGGTCGTGGTCTACGACCGCTCGAAGAAATCTTATCTTGAGGGAGGCTTCCCGCTTAGATGCTTTCAGCGGTTATCCCGTCCATACATAGCTACCCTGCTGCGCCCTTGGCAGGACGACAGGTACACCAGAGGTATGTTCAACCCGGTCCTCTCGTACTAGGGTCAACTCCTCTCAAATTTCGACGCCCACGGCAGATAGGGACCAAACTGTCTCGCGACGTTCTGAACCCAGCTCACGTACCACTTTAATTGGCGAACAGCCAAACCCTTGGGACCTGCTCCAGCCCCAGGATGTGATGAGCCGACATCGAGGTGCCAAACGATTCCGTCGATATGAGCTCTTGGGAATCATCAGCCTGTTATCCCCGGCGTACCTTTTATCCGTTGAGCGATGGCCCTTCCACGAGGGACCACCGGATCACTATGACCGACTTTCGTCTCTGCTCGACTTGTCAGTCTCGCAGTCAGGCGGGCTTATGCCATTGCACTCTAACAGACGGTTTCCAACCGTCCTGAGCCCACCATCGCGCGCCTCCGTTACTCTTTAGGAGGCGACCGCCCCAGTCAAACTACCCGCCACAGAGGGTCCCTGCACCGGATAACGGTGCGAGGTTAGACATCAGAAAACAACAGGGTGGTATTTCACCTATGGCTCCACCAGATCTGGCGACCTGGCTTCAAAGCCTCCCACCTATGCTACACAGTTCTTTCCTAATGCCACTCTGAAGCTGCAGTAAAGGTGCACGGGGTCTTTCCGTCTAACCGCGGGTACTCCGCATCTTCACGGAGAATTCAATTTCGCTGAGCATATCCTGGAGACAGTGGGGAAGTCGTTACGCCATTCGTGCAGGTCGGAACTTACCCGACAAGGAATTTCGCTACCTTAGGACCGTTATAGTTACGGCCGCCGTTTACCTGGGCTTCAATTCAGTGCTTGCACACCTCCTCTTAACCTTCAGGCACCGGGCAGGCGTCAGGCCCTATACGTCGTCTTGAAGCCGACTTAGCAGAGCCCTGTGTTTTTGCTAAACAGTCGCTACCCCCTGGCCTGTGCCCCCCACAAAAAGTTGCCTTGATGTGGGGCCTCCTTCTTCCGAAGGTACGGAGGCAATTTGCCGAGTTCCTTCAGGATACTTCTCTCAAACGCCTTGGTATACTCTACCATTCCACCTGTGTCGGTTTAGGGTACGGTCTATACGGAGGGGCTATTTCCTGGGACAACTTCCCTGCCTGGACCAATCCAATAAGGCCAGACAAGTTACGCCATCCGTCACACACCTCCAGGCCCACGAATATTAACGTGGTTCCCATCGACTACCCCCTTCGGGCTCGTCTTAGGGGCCGGCTTACCCTGCTCAGATTAGCTTTAAGCAGGAACCCTTGGAATTTCGGCGACAGTGCATCTCACACTGTTAATCGCTACTCATGTCTGCATTCGCACTTCCGATACCTCCACGACCCATTACCAGATCGCTTCAACGGCCTACGGAACGCTCCGCTACCGCGTGCAGTAAACTGCACACCCTAAGCTTCGGTGCATCACTTTAGCCCCGTTACATCTTCGCCGCAGGATCTCTTATTTAGACCAGTGAGCTGTTACGCTTTCTTTAAAGGATGGCTGCTTCTAAGCCAACCTCCTGGTTGTTTTGGAAATCCCACATGCTTTCCCACTTAGTGATGACTTGGGGACCTTAGCTGTAGGTTAGGGCTGTTTCCCTTTTGACGACGGACCTTAGCACCCGCCGTCTGTCTGCCGGACTAGACTCGTTGGTATTCGGAGTTTGGTTAGAGTTGGTAGATCTCGCGACCCCCGCATCCATCCAGTGCTCTACCCCCAACGGCAATCATCCGACGCTCTACCTCAATAGATTTCGCGGAGAACCAGCTATTTCCCGGCTTGATTGGCCTTTCACCCCTAAGCACAACTCATCCGATAATTTTTCAACATTAAACGGTTCGGTCCTCCAGTGCGTGTTACCGCACCTTCAACCTGGTCATGCATAGATCGCCGGGTTTCGGGTCTAATGCATCATACTCTGTCGCCCTGTTCAGACTCGCTTTCGCTGCGCCTACACCTAACGGCTTAAGCTTGCATGATACACTAAGTCACAGACCCATTATGCAAGAGGTACGCGGTCAGGTCTCAAGGACCCTCCCACTGCTTGTAGGCATCCGGTTTCAGGTACTGTTTCACTCCCCTCATCGGGGTGCTTTTCACCTTTCCCTCACGGTACTGGTTCGCTATCGGTCATGTACGAGTATTTAGGCTTGGAGGGTGGTCCCCCCATGTTCAGACAGGGTTTCACGTGCCCCGCCCTACTCAAGTCCTGTTGTTTCGCTTTCGCATACGGGACTGTCACCCGCTATGGTCAAACTTTCCAGAATGTTCTGCTAACTAAACAACAGGCACTGGCCTGGTCCGCGTTCGCTCGCCACTACTAACGGAATCTCGGTTGATGTCTTTTCCTCCAGGTACTGAGATGTTTCAGTTCCCCGGGTTCGCTTCACCAAAGCCTATTTTATTCAGCTTAGTGATACCTCTCCCATTTAACACGGGGCCAGATTACTCTGGACCAGTCTTAAATGGTGAAGGTGGGTTATCCCATTCGGAAATCGCGGGATCAAAGCTTGCTCACAGCTCCCCCACGCTTATCGCAGCGTGCCACGTCCTTCATCGCCTGTACATGCCAAGGCATTCACCAGATGCCCTTACCTCACGCTTGAGAGTCCACACCACCAATGACAGCACTGGAGATAGCACTGCATCAGCTTGTATCGGTGTGGTGATTTAACTCAGCCAGATAATCATTTGTGTACGATCATCATTTCCGTTTCTCGCCAGTCCGAAGACCAGTGAAAACCGAAAACCATGTCGCCACGGCATCGATTAAAAAACCCATTCACAATGTCAAAGAGAGGCACGCATGCGCCTCATAATTGCTGGCAAGCCAGCAAAATCGCTACTCTTCATCTCTGGAAATATCTGAACTGCTCCGCGATACATCGCTACGCAGTGGCATGGTGGAGCCTATCGGGATCGAACCGATGACCTGATGCTTGCAAAGCAACCGCTCTCCCAGCTGAGCTAAGGCCCCATCCGTTGTTTAGCCTCAAGCGCCGGCGCCGACATCCGTCGGCTTGGCTATCCTCGCATAAGCTCGGACGGCCGTTCGGCCTTGCGGACCCTGACGGGTCCGTTGACTATACGTGGTGGGCCGGGGAGGAGTTGAACCTCCGACCTCACGCTTATCAGGCGTGCGCTCTAACCACCTGAGCTACCGGCCCGTTGTTTGTTCAGCCTCAAGCGCCGGCGTCGACTTCCGTCGACTTGGCTTCCCTCACATAAGCTCGGGCGGCCGTTCGGCCTTGCGAAGCCTTGCAGGCTTCGTTGGCGAATACCAAACAGGGCAGTCTGCCCAGGCAGATGCACATCTTGCGATATGCATTTTCCAGTGATGAAGGGACATGAGGACGGCGGCTATGTTCTTTGGAAATGACGAAGCTCTTTCCGGGTCAAGCCCGGACGCTTTCGTCACGATCCTTAGAAAGGAGGTGATCCAGCCGCAGGTTCCCCTACGGCTACCTTGTTACGACTTCACCCCAGTCGCTGATCCCACCGTGGTCAGCTGCCTCCTTGCGGTTAGCGCACTGCCTTCGGGTGAAACCAACTCCCATGGTGTGACGGGCGGTGTGTACAAGGCCTGGGAACGTATTCACCGCGGCATGCTGATCCGCGATTACTAGCGATTCCGCCTTCACGCTCTCGAGTTGCAGAGAACGATCCGAACTGAGACGACTTTTGGAGATTAGCTCCTCCTCGCGGAGTGGCTGCCCACTGTAGTCGCCATTGTAGCACGTGTGTAGCCCAACGCGTAAGGGCCATGAGGACTTGACGTCATCCCCACCTTCCTCCGGCTTATCACCGGCGGTTCCTTTAGAGTACCCAACTAAATGATGGCAACTAAAGGCGAGGGTTGCGCTCGTTGCGGGACTTAACCCAA
This region of Sphingobium sp. MI1205 genomic DNA includes:
- a CDS encoding DUF6152 family protein; translated protein: MPFRNALVSSLAMLLMFAPSAGFAHHGWSSYDSTKPLSVTAPLSSVSWGNPHGSAKVMWQKKEWTLVLAPVSRMEARGLTKAMLTSGKPVTLVGYPRSDGTAEMRIERVTVDRKTVELR